The following coding sequences lie in one Aspergillus luchuensis IFO 4308 DNA, chromosome 8, nearly complete sequence genomic window:
- a CDS encoding uncharacterized protein (COG:S;~EggNog:ENOG410PMKM;~InterPro:IPR015943,IPR036322;~go_function: GO:0005515 - protein binding [Evidence IEA]), with product MPSFPSRPLVRPRDDGLQLSYQLPHRVHAAQGYPLLAPNGSSIVVYGYETGLKVVWRGGRQFSVEKPSAPKVDKPQKASNANDDAVMIIDSDDESMAETQHTQHDEEPTYQFEEDETEVDPFHPYDDVLRQIDIPLGSRVLELAVPRVLPETARSSLDPFPPVLKKDIIVAAVCADYSTRIVTLPLLPPHPTQSDFGIQSISISGGVSHQEIPRGVSIAFTYQELDQQDQDTSSSRGSSRSAAGRWDLLVATHSAESSGLLIIHRIPVAEDEKARGTVYHLCDDEIETKRRHLPAPAVNISFNPSGYPALRHSTLLVAFHSGCVKVYSCFSTKPLKASRRSSGAQSEFETVDTEGRWLISLYPGFEQSASGLPRRKIITHAEWVLGGRAILVLTSDGEWGVWDLEGAGPGTIKGPLQRQSSVQGVTGGSLTTFSVSGRILSPLPGASRSETSGPSFEQRPKFAPLTPSTKRLREDTLLKGASVGTATPSLSGGISVYQTNSWRDALPDESILLQHGNQSAVIPSLLSLWRNAVKASGTFDSSNRCRVSPLQDITLVGERLKGIGHLPAAPRSTRTQPFDMLLTAEHRLVILAPRLTEPAPAPVTEYIPEPPTRETDQQMLQRGQLGVEGMDRLLSGMASTNRSLRIGSPVKRTRVFT from the exons ATGCCGTCCTTTCCATCTCGACCTCTGGTAAGGCCTAGGGATGATGGCCTTCAATTAAG CTaccaacttcctcatcgtGTGCACGCAGCTCAAGGCTACCCCCTCCTTGCCCCCAATGGGTCGTCGATCGTTGTTTACGGTTATGAGACTGGACTGAAGGTAGtctggagaggaggaagacagtTTTCCGTCGAGAAGCCTTCTGCGCCGAAAGTGGACAAACCACAGAAAGCCAGCAACGCCAACGATGATGCGGTCATGATCATCGATTCCGATGACGAGAGCATGGCAGAGACCCAGCACACTCAGCACGATGAAGAGCCCACCTATCAGTTCGAGGAGGACGAAACCGAGGTGGATCCCTTCCACCCTTACGACGATGTTTTGCGCCAGATTGATATACCCCTTGGAAGTAGAGTTCTCGAGCTGGCTGTGCCTCGTGTCCTCCCTGAAACAGCGCGCTCTTCGCTCGATCCATTCCCCCCGGTCCTGAAGAAGGACATCATAGTTGCCGCTGTATGCGCAGACTATTCTACTCGCATTGTAACTCTGCCTTTGCTTCCCCCTCACCCCACGCAGAGCGATTTCGGAATTCAGTCGATCTCAATCAGTGGTGGTGTATCGCACCAGGAGATTCCGCGGGGAGTCAGCATCGCCTTCACCTACCAAGAGTTAGATCAGCAAGATCAGGATACATCTTCAAGCCGTGGCTCATCCCgctcagctgcaggaaggTGGGATCTCCTCGTCGCGACACATTCGGCTGAGTCGTCAGGTCTCTTGATCATTCATCGGATTCCGGTCGCAGAGGATGAAAAGGCCCGCGGCACAGTATATCATCTATGCGATGATGAGATTGAGACTAAGCGACGACACTTGCCCGCCCCTGCTGTGAACATCTCTTTCAATCCCTCGGGTTACCCTGCCCTTCGACACTCCACTTTGCTCGTCGCATTCCACAGCGGATGTGTCAAGGTATACTCCTGCTTTTCCACGAAACCACTCAAGGCCTCGCGGAGGTCGTCCGGGGCTCAGAGCGAGTTTGAGACAGTCGACACGGAAGGAAGATGGTTGATCAGTCTTTACCCCGGATTCGAGCAGTCTGCTTCGGGGCTCCCTCGGCGGAAGATCATCACTCACGCGGAATGGGTGCTTGGAGGTCGTGCCATCTTGGTCCTCACGTCTGATGGCGAATGGGGTGTTTGGGATTTGGAAGGGGCTGGCCCCGGAACCATCAAGGGTCCGCTTCAGCGACAGTCGAGTGTACAGGGAGTGACGGGAGGCTCATTGACAACGTTCTCCGTCAGCGGTAGGATTCTAAGTCCCCTGCCTGGCGCCAGTCGGTCTGAAACAAGTGGACCTTCCTTCGAACAACGGCCCAAGTTTGCGCCCTTGACGCCATCTACTAAACGTCTGCGCGAAGACACGCTGCTCAAAGGCGCCTCCGTTGGCACAGCCACCCCATCCCTGAGTGGAGGAATCTCGGTGTATCAGACTAACTCTTGGAGGGACGCGCTACCCGATGAATCGATTTTGCTGCAGCATGGAAACCAGAGCGCCGTCATTCCCAGTCTGCTCTCCTTGTGGCGCAACGCTGTCAAGGCTAGTGGTACATTCGACTCATCCAACCGCTGCCGGGTGTCTCCTCTCCAAGATATCACCCTAGTAGGAGAGCGCCTGAAAGGCATCGGACACCTCCCTGCGGCGCCCCGCTCCACACGCACACAGCCATTTGACATGCTTCTCACGGCCGAGCATCGACTTGTGATTCTCGCCCCACGGTTGACTgaaccagcaccagcacccgTTACCGAATACATCCCCGAGCCGCCCACCAGGGAAACAGACCAGCAAATGCTCCAAAGGGGCCAGCTCGGCGTGGAAGGAATGGACCGACTCCTAAGTGGCATGGCGAGCACAAATCGGTCCCTCCGTATAGGAAGCCCCGTCAAGCGGACACGCGTCTTCACTTAA
- a CDS encoding glycosyltransferase family 8 protein (CAZy:GT8;~COG:G;~EggNog:ENOG410PM9M;~InterPro:IPR029044,IPR002495;~PFAM:PF01501;~go_function: GO:0016757 - transferase activity, transferring glycosyl groups [Evidence IEA]): protein MAHNTSAPRITDATKVWTTLITNTAYLSGLLTLEYSLRKVGSKYPLIALYTDSFPAEGHAALDARGILKQRVPYLLPSVPKDYVNDVRFYDCWSKLTPFSLVEYERVVQLDSDMMILRNMDELMELELDPPALAGTGNRVFAASHACVCNPLQKPHYPPDWIPSNCAYTSQHATPDVAQTEGASPTAGLGIPNGGLQVVNPSHEVYDKILAQLSSSATTNYEFADQSLLSDVFFGRWVALPYIYNALKTMRWEGIHDAIWRDESVKNMHYLLNPKPWDESEAVRSGREPRSSREAPHSWWWDITEERVKEEKARGVDDNF, encoded by the exons ATGGCCCACAATACCAGTGCCCCCCGCATAACTGATGCGACAAAAG TATGGACAACTCTAATTACAAACACTGCCTACCTGTCGGGGCTACTGACCCTGGAATACTCCCTCCGTAAAGTCGGTTCGAAATATCCGCTGATTGCTCTCTACACGGACTCCTTCCCGGCGGAAGGTCATGCTGCTCTTGATGCCCGTGGAATCTTGAAGCAGCGTGTCCCTTATCTTCTGCCTTCAGTTCCCAAGGACTACGTGAATGATGTGCGGTTCTATGACTGCTGGAGCAAACTTACGCCCTTCTCTCTTGTGGAGTATGAGCGCGTTGTGCAGCTGGACAGTGACATGATGATTCTCCGCAACATggatgagttgatggagcTCGAGCTAGACCCTCCAGCCCTGGCTGGGACAGGGAACCGTGTTTTTGCCGCCAGTCATGCTTGTGTCTGTAACCCGCTGCAGAAGCCGCACTACCCTCCTGATTG GATTCCATCCAATTGCGCATACACATCCCAGCATGCCACCCCGGATGTCGCGCAAACAGAGGGCGCATCACCCACGGCCGGGCTGGGTATCCCCAACGGCGGTCTCCAGGTGGTCAATCCGTCCCACGAAGTCTATGATAAGATTCTGGCGCAGCTGTCCTCATCTGCGACCACCAACTATGAATTTGCCGATCAATCCCTGCTATCAGATGTATTCTTTGGGCGATGGGTGGCGCTGCCGTACATTTACAATGCGCTCAAAACCATGCGGTGGGAGGGGATTCATGATGCGATCTGGCGAGACGAGAGCGTCAAGAATATGCACTACTTGCTCAACCCCAAACCGTGGGATGAGAGCGAGGCTGTCCGGTCGGGTCGCGAACCTCGCTCAAGCCGGGAAGCGCCACACAGCTGGTGGTGGGACATTACGGAGGAGAGagtgaaggaggaaaaggccaGAGGGGTGGATGACAActtctaa
- a CDS encoding translation initiation factor 2A (BUSCO:EOG0926142H;~COG:J;~EggNog:ENOG410PIFZ;~InterPro:IPR015943,IPR013979,IPR011387;~PFAM:PF08662;~go_function: GO:0003743 - translation initiation factor activity [Evidence IEA];~go_function: GO:0005515 - protein binding [Evidence IEA];~go_process: GO:0006413 - translational initiation [Evidence IEA]): MAAPTQLAYRTVKGVGILDAAPVYEPLSGFERPEGNLRCSAYSPCGRYFAWASPEKVTIVDPSVGHVVSTIAADNVFELGFSPLGTYLITWQRSSKDANGDAVKNLKVWQVVQSSENGDVDTPVGKFVQKSQTGWNLQYTSDERYCARVVTNEVQFYQSENLSQVWNKLRVEGVADFAVAPGKNHSVAVFIPERKGQPAAVKVFLVPQFGAPVSQKTFFKGDKVQLKWNEQGTTLIVLAQTDVDRSGKSYYGETTLYLLSAGGGFDSRVDLDKEGPIHDVTWSPNSKEFGVVYGYMPAKTTIFNFRGVPKHTFALAPRNTILFSPHGRFVLVAGFGNLAGQMDIYDMDKNFHKIATVEASNASVCNWSPDGQYILTATTSPRLRVDNGIRIWHVSGALMYNEDMNELYDVCWRPQSLIQHPLGDPFSPLPTPHPSAVAYLSTKKAPVKPAGAYRPPGARGQLTPLAFKREDQGGAVFVRDGASGGATVHTTNGFGRTRRREVPGAEPAEEFLPPGAAPGGGVALPPGADQPEKLSKSAARNKKKREAKKQKDGEDEPSPDRRGEKGDNRSKGQNERKNGGQANGAQAPKANANANANNAAAAAAAAAAAAAADASGAHSAQDKKIRGLLKKIRAIDELKMRLAGGEKLEDTQMKKIQTEESVRKELEGLGYNG, translated from the exons ATGGCAGCTCCCACTCAGCTTGCTT ACCGTACGGTCAAGGGCGTTGGCATCTTGGATGCGGCCCCAGTTTATGAACCTTTGTCGGGGTTCGAAAG ACCCGAAGGAAACCTTCGCTGTAGCGCTTACTCTCCCTGCGGCCGGTATTTCGCATGGGCATCCCCAGAGAA GGTCACCATCGTCGATCCCTCTGTCGGACATGTGGTCTCGACCATCGCTGCTGATAACGTTTTCGAGCTGGGATTCTCGCCCCTCGGAACCTACCTGATCACCTGGCAACGCTCTTCCAAGGATGCCAACGGCGATGCGGTCAAGAACCTGAAGGTCTGGCAGGTCGTGCAGTCGTCCGAGAACGGCGATGTGGACACGCCTGTGGGCAAGTTCGTCCAGAAGTCGCAGACGGGCTGGAACCTTCAATACACCTCCGACGAGCGTTACTGTGCCCGGGTCGTTACCAACGAAGTCCAGTTCTACCAGAGCGAGAATCTGTCTCAGGTCTGGAACAAGTTGCGTGTGGAGGGGGTTGCGGACTTTGCGGTCGCTCCTGGCAAGAACCACTCTGTGGCCGTCTTCATTCCTGAGCGCAAG GGACAACCCGCTGCTGTCAAGGTCTTTTTGGTGCCTCAGTTTGGAGCCCCCGTCTCGCAGAAGACCTTCTTCAAGGGCGACAAGGTCCAGCTGAAGTGGAACGAGCAGGGTACCACCCTGATCGTACTCGCGCAGACGGACGTGGATCGGTCGGGCAAGAGTTACTATGGCGAGACCACTCTCTACCTGCTcagtgctggtggtggcttcGACTCTCGTGTGGACTTGGATAAGGAGGGACCTATTCACGATGTGACCTGGTCTCCCAACTCCAAGGAGTTCGGTGTGGTGTACGGCTACATGCCCGCGAAgaccaccatcttcaacttccgTGGTGTGCCCAAGCACACCTTCGCTCTGGCCCCTCGCAACACCATCCTCTTCTCGCCTCACGGACGATTCGTGCTGGTGGCTGGTTTCGGTAACTTGGCCGGTCAGATGGACATCTACGACATGGACAAGAACTTCCACAAGATCGCCACCGTCGAAGCCTCCAACGCCAGTGTCTGCAACTGGTCCCCCGACGGTCAGTATATCCTGACGGCCACCACCAGCCCTCGCCTCAGAGTCGACAATGGCATCCGTATCTGGCATGTCAGCGGTGCTTTGATGTACAACGAGGACATGAACGAGCTCTACGATGTGTGCTGGCGCCCCCAGTCGCTGATCCAGCACCCCCTCGGCGATCCGTTCAGCCCGCTTCCGACCCCCCACCCCTCCGCCGTGGCGTACCTGAGCACCAAGAAGGCTCCGGTCAAGCCGGCCGGTGCGTACCGGCCTCCCGGTGCCCGCGGCCAGCTCACCCCTCTCGCCTTCAAGCGTGAGGATCAGGGCGGCGCGGTCTTTGTCCGGGATGGTGCCAGCGGCGGTGCCACCGTTCACACCACGAACGGATTTGGCCGGACGCGCAGACGTGAGGTGCCGGGTGCCGAGCCGGCCGAGGAATTCCTTCCTCCGGGAGCCGCTCCTGGAGGTGGAGTCGCTCTGCCCCCTGGTGCCGACCAGCCGGAGAAGCTGTCCAAGTCCGCTGCGcgcaacaagaagaagcgtgaagccaagaagcagaaggatggTGAGGACGAGCCGAGCCCGGACCGCCGCGGCGAGAAGGGTGACAACCGTTCCAAGGGCCAGAATGAGCGCAAGAACGGCGGCCAGGCCAATGGAGCTCAGGCACCCAAGGccaatgccaatgccaatgccaacaacgctgctgctgccgctgctgctgccgccgccgccgcagcagccgaCGCGAGCGGTGCTCACTCCGCGCAGGACAAGAAGATTCGCGGTCttttgaagaagatccgCGCGATCGACGAGCTGAAAATGCGCCTTGCCGGTGGAGAGAAGCTCGAGGATacgcagatgaagaagatccagacTGAAGAGTCGGTGCGCAAGGAGCTCGAAGGTCTGGGCTACAATGGATAG
- a CDS encoding uncharacterized protein (COG:S;~EggNog:ENOG410PPBT), with translation MTTPTLINLPPPPSDPVTPSDMGPGTPNSGTTSLSALSTTAIKDGHQGQPLPHGRHAHHSHSASATSTTTLEAERADRISRLAGLERVATARAGGTPQPSGMMAGTQYPGYFDSGSGIKERSTVGSASATGSVGARTTWASGSDAFDADRMSEYPEDGTSSVGNYSDEGDASLVAFGEGASTISGPTSHPLLNRTSSGHRPTSLGSPGVSRASAFASHHQQHSGEGAMLLSTQSPTGSVTPEPTQDARMVDGMTFDSDVIDTTVRTPRLATPAQGGEQPTF, from the exons ATGACTACTCCCACTCTGAtcaatctccctcccccgccatcGGACCCAGTGACTCCATCAGACATGGGACC AGGGACCCCGAACTCCGGCACGACTTCGTTGTCGGCCTTGTCTACAACCGCCATTAAAGATGGCCATCAGGGTCAGCCTCTTCCCCACGGTCGTCACGCCCACCACTCCCATTCCGCATCTGCTACATCCACTACCACGCTGGAAGCAGAACGCGCCGACCGTATCTCGCGTCTAGCAGGCCTGGAACGAGTGGCCACGGCTCGAGCGGGTGGCACTCCACAGCCCTCGGGCATGATGGCAGGGACTCAATACCCCGGCTACTTTGACAGTGGCTCTGGGATCAAAGAAAGAAGTACGGTAGGTAGTGCCAGTGCGACAGGCAGCGTGGGCGCCCGCACGACCTGGGCCAGTGGCAGTGATGCCTTCGATGCAGACCGAATGAGCGAGTACCCGGAGGACGGGACGTCCAGTGTAGGCAACTACAGCGATGAAGGCGACGCTAGCCTGGTGGCATTCGGCGAAGGTGCCAGTACCATTAGTGGACCAACTTCACATCCGCTGCTGAACCGAACATCATCGGGACATCGACCTACCTCGTTGGGCAGCCCTGGAGTGAGCCGTGCGAGCGCATTCGCATCCCACCATCAGCAACACTCTGGGGAGGGCGCGATGCTGCTGTCGACCCAGTCGCCGACCGGATCCGTGACACCAGAACCTACGCAAGATGCGCGGATGGTCGATGGGATGACGTTTGACTCGGATGTGATTGACACCACGGTGAGGACCCCGCGATTGGCCACTCCCGCTCAAGGTGGCGAGCAGCCGACTTTTTGA